A genomic region of Homo sapiens chromosome 4, GRCh38.p14 Primary Assembly contains the following coding sequences:
- the AREG gene encoding amphiregulin preproprotein, with translation MRAPLLPPAPVVLSLLILGSGHYAAGLDLNDTYSGKREPFSGDHSADGFEVTSRSEMSSGSEISPVSEMPSSSEPSSGADYDYSEEYDNEPQIPGYIVDDSVRVEQVVKPPQNKTESENTSDKPKRKKKGGKNGKNRRNRKKKNPCNAEFQNFCIHGECKYIEHLEAVTCKCQQEYFGERCGEKSMKTHSMIDSSLSKIALAAIAAFMSAVILTAVAVITVQLRRQYVRKYEGEAEERKKLRQENGNVHAIA, from the exons ATGAGAGCCCCGCTGCTACCGCCGGCGCCGGTGGTGCTGTCGCTCTTGATACTCGGCTCAG GCCATTATGCTGCTGGATTGGACCTCAATGACACCTACTCTGGGAAGCGTGAACCATTTTCTGGGGACCACAGTGCTGATGGATTTGAGGTTACCTCAAGAAGTGAGATGTCTTCAGGGAGTGAGATTTCCCCTGTGAGTGAAATGCCTTCTAGTAGTGAACCGTCCTCGGGAGCCGACTATGACTACTCAGAAGAGTATGATAACGAACCACAAATACCTGGCTATATTGTCGATGATTCAGTCAGAG ttgaaCAGGTAGTTAAGCCCCCCCAAAACAAGACGGAAAGTGAAAATACTTCAGataaacccaaaagaaagaaaaagggaggcaaaaatggaaaaaatagaagaaacagaaagaagaaaaatccatGTAATGCAGAATTTCAAAATTTCTGCATTCACGGAGAATGCAAATATATAGAGCACCTGGAAGCAGTAACATGCAA ATGTCAGCAAGAATATTTCGGTGAACGGTGTGGGGAAAAGTCCATGAAAACTCACAGCATGATTGACAGTAGTTTATCAAAAATTGCATTAGCAGCCATAGCTGCCTTTATGTCTGCTGTGATCCTCACAGCTGTTGCTGTTATTACAGTCCA GCTTAGAAGACAATACGTCAGGAAATATGAAGGAGAAGCTGAGGAACGAAAGAAACTTCGACAAGAGAATGGAAATGTACATGCTATAGCATAA